From a single Silene latifolia isolate original U9 population chromosome 6, ASM4854445v1, whole genome shotgun sequence genomic region:
- the LOC141587191 gene encoding 1-aminocyclopropane-1-carboxylate oxidase homolog 4-like produces the protein MTNNTIKESQVNENEYDRKKELEEFDNTKLGVKGLIDSGITQIPRIFQHPPETLFDFQKAVRITGDAENIIPVIDMAGTHEEVVQKIRDAASTYGFFQVVNHGVEVSALDRLVGAIRAFFEQPDEEKIKYYNRDSVASGVGYFSNYDLFHSKAASWRDTLQVQLGPKSVDPNAIPNVCRAEVMEWEKEVKKLSARLLSILSEGLGLSADRLSPESYLARINMAGQYYPYCPEPDKTIGIASHSDHGTLTVLLQDDVGGLQVKYNGQWIDLKPVHGALVINVGDLIQMVSNDVYKSGEHRVYANPLPRSRISVPVFFNPAITSDKLYGPLPELVSPENPALYKQFTISDMNAKFLKKELKDKTMTSYFRL, from the exons ATGACAAACAACACAATCAAAGAATCACAAGTGAATGAAAACGAGTACGATCGTAAaaaagagttggaggaattcgaCAACACAAAACTTGGAGTAAAAGGATTGATTGATTCGGGCATAACCCAAATCCCTCGGATCTTCCAGCACCCACCCGAGACACTATTCGACTTTCAAAAGGCGGTCAGAATCACGGGTGATGCTGAGAACATCATACCAGTCATTGACATGGCGGGTACTCACGAAGAAGTGGTGCAAAAAATAAGGGACGCTGCTTCCACGTACGGGTTCTTTCAAGTGGTGAACCATGGCGTGGAAGTGTCGGCCCTTGACCGGCTAGTTGGCGCAATCAGGGCCTTTTTTGAGCAGCCGGACGAGGAAAAGATCAAGTACTATAACCGGGACTCCGTTGCATCCGGTGTGGGTTATTTCTCTAACTATGACTTGTTCCATTCCAAGGCCGCGAGTTGGCGCGATACACTTCAAGTTCAACTAGGCCCCAAATCTGTCGATCCTAATGCCATCCCAAATGTTTGCAG AGCTGAAGTGATGGAGTGGGAAAAAGAGGTGAAGAAATTGAGTGCGCGGCTTTTAAGTATTTTGTCAGAAGGATTGGGATTAAGTGCTGATAGACTAAGCCCGGAATCATATTTGGCGAGGATAAACATGGCTGGACAGTACTATCCATACTGTCCTGAACCCGACAAGACAATTGGGATCGCATCACACTCAGATCACGGGACCTTGACAGTTCTATTGCAGGACGATGTTGGTGGATTACAAGTCAAGTATAATGGACAATGGATTGATCTCAAGCCAGTCCATGGCGCTCTTGTTATTAACGTCGGAGACTTGATTCAG ATGGTATCCAATGATGTCTACAAGAGCGGAGAACATCGTGTATACGCTAATCCTTTGCCTAGATCACGAATATCTGTTCCGGTGTTTTTCAACCCAGCCATAACTAGTGACAAGTTATATGGACCTCTCCCGGAGTTGGTTTCCCCAGAAAACCCAGCATTGTACAAGCAATTCACTATCTCAGATATGAATGCAAAATTCCTCAAGAAAGAGTTGAAGGACAAGACAATGACCAGCTACTTCCGTTTGTAA